The Petropleomorpha daqingensis genome includes a window with the following:
- a CDS encoding helix-turn-helix domain-containing protein codes for MSRATEENNRRLLRARDAMDRSYAEPLDVPTLARIAHVSEAHFIRSFRATFGETPNRYLQRRRVERAMWLLRSTDKSVTDICMDVGFASLGTFSRVFRDIVGEPPSVYRERGPLPPVPSCFAMAWTRPSSFGEAPGR; via the coding sequence GTGAGCCGGGCGACCGAGGAGAACAACCGGCGGCTGCTGCGCGCTCGGGACGCGATGGACCGCTCGTACGCCGAACCGCTCGACGTCCCCACCCTGGCGCGGATCGCGCACGTCTCCGAGGCCCACTTCATCCGGTCGTTTCGCGCGACCTTCGGCGAGACCCCGAACCGCTACCTGCAGCGGCGGCGGGTCGAGCGGGCGATGTGGCTGCTGCGCTCGACCGACAAGAGCGTCACCGACATCTGCATGGACGTCGGCTTCGCCAGCCTCGGCACGTTCAGCCGGGTCTTCCGCGACATCGTCGGCGAGCCGCCGAGCGTCTACCGCGAGCGCGGGCCGCTGCCGCCCGTGCCGTCCTGCTTCGCGATGGCCTGGACCAGACCGAGCAGTTTTGGAGAAGCCCCAGGTCGGTGA
- a CDS encoding YcnI family copper-binding membrane protein, producing MSLPRPATRLGIVLVALVGLLFAGLGVASAHVSVSSPDATQGGYGKIVFRVPNESDTASTVKLRIQLPTDHPFASVSTEPMPGWTTTLTRTALNPPEKDDDGNEITEAVSVVEFAADPGNPGIGPGQFQEFSLSVGPFPDAKALSFAAVQTYSDGTETAWIDPTVEGQPEPDHPAPTLTVGASSSSSSDGGSSSASSSSDGSSSTGTVALILSIVALVLGGAGVVLGLRAGRRTVSS from the coding sequence GTGTCCCTGCCCCGTCCGGCCACCCGGCTCGGCATCGTCCTGGTCGCGCTCGTCGGCCTGCTGTTCGCCGGCCTCGGCGTCGCGTCCGCGCACGTCAGCGTGTCCTCGCCCGACGCCACCCAGGGTGGCTACGGCAAGATCGTCTTCCGCGTGCCCAACGAGAGCGACACGGCCAGCACGGTGAAGCTGCGCATCCAGCTGCCCACCGACCACCCGTTCGCGTCGGTGAGCACCGAGCCGATGCCCGGGTGGACGACGACGCTGACCCGGACGGCGCTGAACCCGCCGGAGAAGGACGACGACGGCAACGAGATCACCGAGGCGGTCTCGGTCGTGGAGTTCGCCGCGGACCCGGGCAACCCGGGGATCGGCCCGGGCCAGTTCCAGGAGTTCTCGCTGTCGGTCGGACCGTTCCCGGACGCCAAGGCGCTGTCGTTCGCCGCGGTGCAGACCTACAGCGACGGCACCGAGACCGCGTGGATCGACCCGACCGTCGAGGGGCAGCCGGAGCCGGACCACCCGGCGCCGACGCTGACGGTGGGGGCGTCGTCGTCCTCGTCCTCGGATGGGGGCTCGTCGTCGGCGTCGTCGTCCTCCGATGGCTCGAGCAGCACCGGGACCGTGGCGCTGATCCTGTCGATCGTGGCGCTCGTGCTCGGCGGCGCCGGTGTCGTCCTGGGGCTGCGAGCCGGGCGACGTACCGTGTCCTCGTGA
- a CDS encoding DUF47 domain-containing protein, with protein sequence MPFSLSPKDSSFYPLFTASAENLVEATNVLSDFIHDHARREELAGKLRELEHAGDQSTHAIFRQLNTSFVTPFDREDIYNLASDLDDVMDFVEAAADLVILTGLGTLPAEMSQQTALLQRAAQTTAEAMPRLRTFKDLSEYWIEVNRIENEADKLYRRLISRLYSGEFDALEILKLKEVADQLEEAADAFEHVANVVETIAVKES encoded by the coding sequence GTGCCCTTCAGCCTGTCCCCCAAGGACTCGAGCTTCTACCCGCTGTTCACCGCCTCGGCGGAGAACCTGGTCGAGGCGACGAACGTCCTCTCGGACTTCATCCACGACCACGCCCGCCGTGAGGAGCTGGCCGGGAAGCTGCGCGAGCTCGAGCACGCCGGTGACCAGTCGACGCACGCGATCTTCCGGCAGCTGAACACCAGCTTCGTGACGCCGTTCGACCGCGAGGACATCTACAACCTGGCCAGCGACCTCGACGACGTCATGGACTTCGTGGAGGCGGCCGCCGATCTGGTGATCCTCACCGGCCTGGGCACCCTCCCGGCCGAGATGAGCCAGCAGACCGCGCTGCTGCAGCGGGCCGCGCAGACCACGGCCGAGGCGATGCCGCGGCTGCGGACGTTCAAGGACCTCTCCGAGTACTGGATCGAGGTCAACCGGATCGAGAACGAGGCGGACAAGCTCTACCGCCGGCTGATCTCGCGCCTCTACAGCGGCGAGTTCGACGCGCTGGAGATCCTCAAGCTCAAGGAGGTGGCCGACCAGCTCGAGGAGGCGGCCGACGCCTTCGAGCACGTGGCCAACGTGGTCGAGACGATCGCGGTCAAGGAGTCCTGA
- a CDS encoding M23 family metallopeptidase — protein sequence MSARIDDADLLERPARPSARRGQHGRPRRTHRLHRRPLALLVALVAGGLAAGVVGFHGITPASAEATSVLAARQALDTSEQGGEIMPMASITEAEAQARLQEVAASRAARAEAEAAAREAARPKAVLPVNGARLTTCFCMRWGTMHWGIDLAAPMLTPEYAAMDGVVLRAGAASGFGLAVYILHENGDVTVYGHMEKILVKVGDYVEAGQQIALLGQRGQSTGPHLHFEVHQGGINGKKIDPIPWLRERGVSI from the coding sequence ATGAGCGCGCGGATCGACGACGCCGACCTCCTCGAGCGGCCGGCACGGCCTTCCGCCCGCCGCGGTCAGCACGGCCGCCCTCGGCGCACGCACCGGCTGCACCGCCGTCCCCTCGCCCTGCTGGTGGCGCTCGTCGCCGGCGGCCTTGCCGCGGGCGTCGTCGGCTTCCACGGCATCACCCCTGCTTCAGCCGAGGCGACCTCGGTGCTCGCCGCCCGGCAGGCGCTCGACACCAGCGAGCAGGGCGGCGAAATCATGCCGATGGCCTCGATCACCGAGGCAGAGGCGCAGGCCCGGCTGCAGGAGGTGGCCGCTTCCCGGGCCGCCCGCGCCGAGGCCGAGGCCGCCGCTCGCGAGGCCGCCCGTCCGAAGGCCGTGCTTCCGGTCAACGGCGCCCGCCTGACCACCTGCTTCTGCATGCGCTGGGGAACCATGCACTGGGGCATCGACCTCGCCGCCCCGATGCTGACCCCGGAGTACGCGGCCATGGACGGCGTCGTGCTCAGGGCCGGGGCGGCCAGCGGTTTCGGTCTGGCCGTCTACATCCTCCACGAGAACGGCGACGTCACCGTCTACGGCCACATGGAGAAGATCCTCGTGAAGGTCGGCGACTACGTCGAGGCCGGCCAGCAGATCGCGCTGCTGGGTCAGCGCGGCCAGTCCACCGGCCCGCACCTGCACTTCGAGGTGCACCAGGGCGGCATCAACGGCAAGAAGATCGACCCCATCCCGTGGCTGCGCGAGCGCGGCGTCTCCATCTGA
- a CDS encoding zf-HC2 domain-containing protein, protein MQCPAYREALSARIDGEPLGVPERALDEHLATCPACAAWADDAALVTRRARLAAAPVVPDLTARVLQALPRELPGTAAAARARLVETALRLALLAIGVAQAGIAWPVLADGSMSAPVHMAHETGAWNLALAAAFLAVAAAPRLAAGALPFLGTFTVLLTVVTVRDLGNGHVPAERAVAHLLLVAGVLLVAAMAWRGRRRRAAAAPVRSRVVA, encoded by the coding sequence ATGCAGTGTCCTGCGTACCGCGAGGCGCTCTCCGCGCGGATCGACGGAGAACCCCTCGGCGTGCCCGAGCGCGCGCTCGACGAGCACCTCGCGACCTGCCCGGCCTGCGCCGCGTGGGCGGACGACGCCGCGCTCGTCACCCGCCGTGCCCGCCTGGCCGCTGCCCCGGTGGTGCCCGACCTGACCGCGCGGGTGCTCCAGGCGCTGCCGCGGGAGCTGCCCGGAACGGCCGCGGCCGCCCGCGCCCGGCTGGTCGAGACCGCGCTGCGCCTGGCGCTGCTGGCGATCGGCGTCGCGCAGGCGGGGATCGCCTGGCCGGTCCTGGCCGACGGTTCCATGAGCGCGCCCGTGCACATGGCCCACGAGACCGGCGCCTGGAACCTCGCCCTGGCCGCTGCCTTCCTGGCCGTCGCGGCCGCGCCGCGCCTGGCCGCCGGGGCGCTGCCGTTCCTCGGCACGTTCACGGTGCTGCTCACCGTCGTGACCGTGCGGGACCTCGGCAACGGGCACGTGCCGGCCGAGCGCGCGGTGGCGCACCTGCTGCTCGTCGCCGGGGTGCTGCTGGTCGCCGCGATGGCCTGGCGCGGCCGGCGCCGGCGGGCCGCGGCCGCGCCGGTGCGGAGCCGGGTGGTCGCGTGA
- a CDS encoding sulfite exporter TauE/SafE family protein, which translates to MKTLVLLALVGLGAQLVDGSLGMAYGVTSTTLLLAIGTNPAAASATVHLAEIGTTLASGVAHWRFGNVDWRVVLRVGVPGAIGAFAGATVLSHLSTEVAAPVMSLILLALGVYLLVRFTLRGIDRRNLGKPLRKRFLTPLGLVAGFVDATGGGGWGPVGTPALLASGRLEPRKVIGSIDTSEFLVALASSLGFLLALGSQGVNFVWVLGLLAGGLVAAPIAAWLVRHIPPRLLGSLVGGIIVVTNTRTLLTSDWIDASDPVRYSVYALLYAVWALAVVHSFRQYRKERALETVEANVAEEQPEPQPASN; encoded by the coding sequence GTGAAGACCCTCGTCCTGCTCGCCCTGGTCGGCCTGGGCGCCCAGCTCGTCGACGGCAGCCTCGGCATGGCCTACGGCGTCACGTCCACGACGCTGCTGCTGGCGATCGGCACCAACCCCGCCGCGGCCTCGGCCACCGTGCACCTCGCCGAGATCGGCACCACCCTGGCCTCCGGAGTGGCGCACTGGAGGTTCGGCAACGTCGACTGGCGCGTGGTGCTGCGCGTCGGCGTCCCCGGCGCGATCGGCGCCTTCGCCGGTGCCACGGTGCTCTCGCACCTGTCCACCGAGGTCGCCGCGCCGGTGATGTCGCTGATCCTCCTGGCCCTCGGCGTCTACCTGCTCGTTCGGTTCACGCTGCGCGGCATCGACCGGCGCAACCTCGGCAAGCCGCTGCGCAAGCGCTTCCTCACCCCGCTCGGCCTCGTCGCGGGCTTCGTCGACGCCACCGGTGGCGGCGGCTGGGGGCCGGTCGGCACCCCGGCGCTGCTGGCCAGCGGCCGCCTCGAGCCGCGCAAGGTGATCGGGTCGATCGACACCTCGGAGTTCCTCGTCGCGCTCGCCTCGAGCCTCGGCTTCCTGCTGGCCCTGGGCTCGCAGGGCGTGAACTTCGTCTGGGTGCTCGGGCTGCTCGCCGGCGGGCTGGTCGCCGCCCCGATCGCCGCCTGGCTGGTGCGGCACATCCCGCCGCGGCTGCTCGGGTCGCTGGTCGGCGGCATCATCGTGGTCACCAACACCCGCACGCTGCTGACGAGCGACTGGATCGACGCGTCGGACCCCGTGCGCTACAGCGTCTACGCGCTGCTCTACGCGGTGTGGGCACTGGCGGTCGTGCACTCCTTCCGGCAGTACCGCAAGGAGCGCGCGCTGGAGACGGTCGAGGCGAACGTCGCCGAGGAGCAGCCGGAGCCTCAGCCCGCCAGCAACTGA
- a CDS encoding inorganic phosphate transporter, translating to MDGLFLALIVIVVVALAFDYTNGFHDAANAIAVAVSTKALTPRVALALAAVMNLVGALISTKVAATVGAGIIDPPSGPGGLQVVFAALIGAIAWNLITWYFGLPSSSSHALIGGLVGAALAAAESVQWMGIVDKVVIPMVLSPLVGFGLGYLFMLAILWTFRNRAAHRTERGFRRAQIFSSAAMAFGHGTQDAQKTMGIITLALITSGHLSEENFEVPLWVILASALAISAGTYSGGFRIIRTLGRRVIQLTPAGGFAAQTVASGVMIATATVFAVPVSTTHITTTSIMGVGATRRLSAVRWGVAGNIVVAWVLTLPAAGIVAALAYWLTHAIVG from the coding sequence ATGGACGGGCTCTTCCTGGCGCTGATCGTCATCGTCGTGGTGGCACTGGCGTTCGACTACACCAACGGCTTCCACGACGCGGCCAACGCCATCGCGGTCGCCGTCTCGACCAAGGCCCTCACCCCCCGGGTGGCGCTGGCCCTGGCGGCGGTGATGAACCTGGTCGGCGCGCTGATCTCCACCAAGGTGGCGGCCACCGTCGGCGCCGGGATCATCGACCCGCCGTCCGGCCCGGGCGGGCTGCAGGTGGTCTTCGCCGCGCTCATCGGCGCGATCGCGTGGAACCTGATCACCTGGTACTTCGGGCTGCCCTCGTCGTCCTCGCACGCCCTGATCGGCGGCCTGGTCGGGGCGGCGCTCGCCGCGGCCGAGTCCGTGCAGTGGATGGGGATCGTCGACAAGGTCGTCATCCCCATGGTGCTGTCGCCGCTGGTCGGCTTCGGCCTGGGCTACCTGTTCATGCTCGCCATCCTCTGGACCTTCCGGAACCGGGCGGCGCACCGCACGGAGCGGGGCTTCCGCCGGGCGCAGATCTTCAGCTCGGCCGCGATGGCGTTCGGCCACGGCACGCAGGACGCCCAGAAGACGATGGGCATCATCACGCTGGCGCTGATCACCTCGGGCCACCTCTCGGAGGAGAACTTCGAGGTCCCGCTGTGGGTGATCCTCGCCTCGGCACTGGCGATCAGCGCCGGCACCTACTCCGGCGGCTTCCGGATCATCCGCACCCTCGGTCGCCGGGTCATCCAGCTCACCCCGGCCGGTGGCTTCGCGGCCCAGACCGTGGCGTCGGGCGTCATGATCGCGACCGCCACGGTGTTCGCCGTCCCGGTGTCCACGACGCACATCACGACCACCTCGATCATGGGCGTCGGCGCGACCCGGCGGCTGTCGGCGGTGCGCTGGGGCGTGGCCGGCAACATCGTCGTCGCCTGGGTGCTCACGCTGCCCGCGGCGGGCATCGTCGCCGCTCTGGCCTACTGGCTCACGCACGCGATCGTCGGCTGA
- a CDS encoding SCO family protein has product MSGSVRNRLAVLLSAGLLLAGCGGSGGSSGTEVSQAGAEHSHSAPAQVRGDDGGTYAGIDLDPPYQRPSFTLTDTSGAAYDFTTATQGRPTLLFFGYTNCPDVCPTTFADIAVALRKLDPAVAAQIQVVFVTTDPARDTPQVIREWLDRFDADLPTPFVGLTGDQATLDQAQLSAGVPLAQDGGQTHSALLLLYGADDKAHVAFDAGNTPKDIASDLAKVAAGS; this is encoded by the coding sequence GTGAGTGGGTCCGTGCGCAACCGGCTGGCCGTCCTGCTCTCCGCGGGGCTGCTGCTGGCCGGTTGCGGCGGGTCCGGCGGCTCGTCGGGCACCGAGGTGTCGCAGGCCGGGGCCGAGCACTCGCACTCCGCGCCGGCCCAGGTCCGGGGGGACGACGGCGGCACCTACGCCGGCATCGACCTGGACCCGCCCTACCAGCGGCCGTCGTTCACGCTCACCGACACCTCCGGCGCGGCCTACGACTTCACGACCGCCACGCAGGGCCGGCCGACGCTGCTCTTCTTCGGCTACACGAACTGCCCCGACGTCTGCCCGACGACGTTCGCCGACATCGCCGTCGCGCTGCGCAAGCTCGACCCGGCGGTGGCCGCGCAGATCCAGGTCGTGTTCGTGACCACCGACCCGGCCCGCGACACCCCGCAGGTGATCCGCGAGTGGCTGGACCGGTTCGACGCCGACCTGCCGACGCCGTTCGTCGGGCTGACCGGCGACCAGGCGACGCTGGACCAGGCGCAGCTGTCCGCGGGGGTGCCGCTCGCCCAGGACGGCGGGCAGACGCATTCCGCGCTGCTGCTGCTCTACGGGGCCGACGACAAGGCGCACGTGGCCTTCGACGCCGGGAACACGCCCAAGGACATCGCGTCGGACCTCGCGAAGGTCGCCGCCGGGTCGTGA
- a CDS encoding MFS transporter → MTAGQIEQPVALRTTRGRWLIAVTVLASGMAFLDGTAVNVALPSIGRELDAGLADLQWTLSGYTLTLAGLILLGGSLGDRYGRRKVFLIGVAWFAAASLLCGLAQVPWQLVAARALQGIGGALLTPGSLSLIQSSVRHGDRGRAIGIWSSLAGIAGLVGPFLGGALVDVASWRLVFFINVPIAAVILVVAPRHVPESRDGAHHGRFDYAGAVFGALGLGGITYALITAGEDPGRPDVWIAAALGVLAGVAFVVRERRAADPMLPLQLFAERQFTGANLSTFAVYAALAGFSLFLVLQLQEVLGYGATAAGAAMLPSILLITLLSPRAGALAERIGPRIPMTVGPLIASAGTLYLVGVDGSAPYWLEVLPGSLLQGLGMATTVAPLTATVLGAAPDSKAGIASGVNNAVARAAQLLAVAALPVAVGLSGTDYDHPEVFTAGYRTALVVCSVLFAVGGIIAWVTIRRDVLEPD, encoded by the coding sequence GTGACCGCCGGGCAGATCGAGCAACCGGTCGCGCTCAGGACGACGCGCGGCCGGTGGCTGATCGCGGTCACCGTGCTCGCCTCGGGCATGGCGTTCCTCGACGGGACGGCGGTCAACGTCGCCCTGCCCTCGATCGGCCGCGAGCTCGACGCGGGGCTGGCCGACCTGCAGTGGACGCTGTCGGGCTACACGCTCACCCTCGCCGGGCTGATCCTGCTCGGCGGTTCGCTCGGCGACCGGTACGGCCGCCGCAAGGTCTTCCTCATCGGCGTGGCCTGGTTCGCCGCGGCGTCCCTGCTCTGCGGGCTGGCCCAGGTCCCCTGGCAGCTCGTCGCCGCGCGGGCGCTGCAGGGCATCGGGGGCGCGCTGCTGACGCCCGGCAGCCTCTCGCTGATCCAGTCGTCGGTCCGGCACGGCGACCGCGGGCGGGCGATCGGCATCTGGTCGTCGCTGGCCGGCATCGCCGGGCTGGTCGGGCCCTTCCTCGGCGGTGCCCTGGTCGACGTGGCGAGCTGGCGGCTGGTGTTCTTCATCAACGTGCCGATCGCCGCGGTGATCCTCGTCGTCGCGCCGCGGCACGTGCCCGAGAGCCGGGACGGCGCCCACCACGGGCGCTTCGACTACGCCGGGGCCGTGTTCGGCGCGCTGGGCCTGGGCGGGATCACCTACGCGCTCATCACCGCCGGCGAGGACCCCGGCCGTCCCGACGTGTGGATCGCCGCCGCCCTCGGGGTGCTGGCCGGCGTGGCGTTCGTGGTACGCGAGCGGCGGGCGGCGGACCCGATGCTGCCGCTGCAGCTGTTCGCCGAGCGGCAGTTCACCGGGGCGAACCTCTCCACGTTCGCCGTCTACGCGGCGCTGGCCGGTTTCTCGCTGTTCCTCGTGCTGCAGCTGCAGGAGGTGCTCGGCTACGGCGCCACGGCCGCCGGCGCGGCGATGCTGCCCTCGATCCTGCTCATCACCCTGCTCTCACCGCGCGCCGGCGCCCTCGCCGAGCGGATCGGCCCGCGGATCCCGATGACGGTGGGGCCGCTGATCGCCTCCGCCGGCACCCTGTACCTGGTCGGGGTCGACGGCAGCGCGCCGTACTGGCTCGAGGTGCTGCCGGGCTCGCTGCTGCAGGGTCTCGGCATGGCCACGACGGTTGCCCCCCTGACCGCGACCGTCCTGGGCGCGGCGCCGGACTCGAAGGCGGGGATCGCCAGCGGCGTCAACAACGCCGTCGCGCGGGCCGCGCAGCTGCTGGCCGTCGCCGCGCTGCCGGTCGCCGTGGGCCTCTCGGGCACCGACTACGACCACCCGGAGGTCTTCACGGCGGGCTACCGCACCGCGCTCGTCGTCTGCTCGGTGCTGTTCGCGGTGGGCGGGATCATCGCGTGGGTCACCATCCGCCGCGACGTCCTGGAGCCGGACTGA
- a CDS encoding sigma-70 family RNA polymerase sigma factor yields the protein MEELERLAADAVDGDPVAAAALVRATQSDVWRLCAALGDPQAADDLAQETYLRAFGSLHRFEGRSSLRTWLLAIARRVCADALRTRRRRPFSLVRDDTDLEALAGGDGADTVGEGAVVTDLLDRLDADRREAFVLTQLLGLPYAEAAEVVGCPVGTIRSRVARARSDLIDALADDTRQEEATGR from the coding sequence GTGGAGGAACTCGAGCGGCTCGCGGCGGACGCCGTGGACGGCGACCCGGTCGCCGCTGCCGCGCTGGTCCGGGCCACCCAGTCCGACGTCTGGCGGCTGTGCGCGGCGCTCGGCGACCCGCAGGCGGCCGACGACCTCGCGCAGGAGACCTACCTGCGCGCCTTCGGCTCGCTGCACCGCTTCGAGGGCCGCTCGTCGCTGCGCACCTGGCTGCTGGCGATCGCCCGCCGGGTGTGCGCCGACGCCCTCCGCACGCGGCGCCGTCGTCCGTTCTCCCTGGTCCGGGACGACACCGACCTCGAGGCGCTGGCCGGCGGGGACGGCGCCGACACCGTGGGCGAGGGCGCCGTCGTCACCGATCTGCTCGACCGGCTCGACGCCGACCGCCGCGAGGCGTTCGTGCTCACGCAGCTGCTGGGCCTGCCCTACGCCGAGGCCGCGGAGGTGGTCGGGTGCCCCGTCGGCACCATCCGCTCCCGCGTGGCGCGTGCCCGGAGTGACCTGATCGACGCTCTCGCGGACGACACTCGGCAGGAGGAAGCAACGGGTAGGTGA
- a CDS encoding copper resistance CopC/CopD family protein translates to MRRRALALLVALLGGFLVSGVVLAGPAAAHAELESTNPEDGARLSSAPAQVTLHFSEGVSLGAGYARVLDARQQRVDTGAPKVSGDVVTIPLRDTLPEGGYLVTYRVISADSHPVAGAFSFAVGNGPLITAGAGDVSQATDAGVAVALPVARWLGFAGLALAVGIPVLLMVCWPGGWTSVRLRRLSEGGAIAAALGALGSFAVQGPYAAGAGLGSVFDTALLDTTASTTYGVVLMIRTLLALYLVAALAPAWRRGEPPTSWMLPASGVAALGLVVTTAAVGHPVAGPWPGLELPIAVVHVAAMTVWLGGLTGLVVGVLRPGIPADDLAVAMPRFSRMAFGAVVALVVTGIVQAVREVGTPAALVSTEYGWLLVTKLLIVAVILAAAGVSRVWVQQHLGVHHRPAGSRRVTAHAFAAEPSDPVAEDVDDAVVERRRAQAGDAVAALPRLRRSVVVELLLAVVVLGVTSVLVGTPPAASAVVQPVDTTLPLKGTSGTSGSVQVSIEPASTGPNVLHVYLFDDAGQLTQPAGITVTIAEPSQQLGPIDVKLQPAGPGHYSADAMDIPAAGTWTLQISVRKDEFTAYTASTTFPVR, encoded by the coding sequence GTGAGGCGCCGCGCGCTCGCGCTGCTGGTCGCGCTGCTCGGCGGGTTCCTGGTCTCCGGCGTCGTCCTGGCCGGTCCCGCGGCAGCGCACGCCGAGCTGGAGTCGACCAACCCCGAGGACGGCGCCCGGCTGTCCAGCGCGCCGGCGCAGGTGACGCTGCACTTCAGCGAGGGCGTCTCCCTCGGTGCCGGGTACGCGAGAGTGCTCGACGCGCGCCAGCAGCGGGTGGACACCGGGGCGCCGAAGGTGAGCGGCGACGTCGTCACGATCCCGCTGCGCGACACGCTGCCCGAGGGCGGGTACCTGGTCACCTACCGGGTGATCTCGGCCGACTCGCACCCCGTGGCGGGGGCGTTCTCCTTCGCCGTCGGCAACGGGCCGCTGATCACGGCCGGCGCCGGCGACGTCAGCCAGGCGACCGATGCCGGTGTGGCGGTGGCGCTGCCGGTCGCCCGATGGCTCGGCTTCGCCGGCCTCGCGCTGGCCGTCGGCATCCCGGTGCTGCTCATGGTCTGCTGGCCCGGCGGCTGGACGTCGGTGCGGCTGCGCCGGCTGAGCGAGGGCGGCGCGATCGCCGCCGCGCTGGGGGCGCTGGGCTCCTTCGCCGTCCAGGGGCCGTACGCCGCCGGCGCCGGGCTCGGGTCGGTGTTCGACACCGCGCTGCTCGACACGACGGCGAGCACCACCTACGGCGTCGTCCTCATGATCCGGACGTTGCTGGCGCTGTACCTCGTGGCCGCACTGGCCCCCGCCTGGCGGCGCGGTGAGCCGCCGACGTCCTGGATGCTGCCGGCGTCCGGGGTGGCCGCGCTCGGCCTGGTCGTCACGACCGCGGCGGTCGGGCACCCGGTTGCCGGCCCGTGGCCCGGGCTGGAGCTGCCGATCGCGGTCGTGCACGTGGCGGCGATGACCGTCTGGCTGGGCGGGCTGACCGGGCTGGTGGTCGGCGTCCTGCGGCCCGGGATCCCGGCGGACGACCTCGCCGTGGCCATGCCGCGGTTCTCCCGGATGGCGTTCGGCGCGGTGGTGGCCCTGGTGGTCACCGGGATCGTGCAGGCGGTGCGCGAGGTGGGCACCCCGGCGGCGCTGGTCTCGACCGAGTACGGCTGGCTGCTGGTGACCAAGCTGCTGATCGTCGCGGTGATCCTGGCGGCGGCCGGCGTCTCGCGGGTGTGGGTGCAGCAGCACCTCGGCGTGCACCACCGGCCCGCCGGCAGCCGGCGGGTGACCGCGCACGCGTTCGCCGCCGAGCCGTCCGACCCGGTCGCCGAGGACGTCGACGACGCCGTCGTCGAGCGCAGGCGCGCCCAGGCGGGTGACGCGGTGGCGGCCCTGCCGCGGCTGCGGCGCTCGGTGGTGGTCGAGCTGCTGCTCGCCGTCGTCGTCCTGGGGGTGACGTCGGTGCTGGTCGGCACGCCGCCGGCCGCGAGCGCCGTCGTCCAGCCGGTCGACACCACCCTGCCGCTGAAGGGGACGTCGGGGACCTCGGGCAGCGTGCAGGTGTCGATCGAGCCCGCGTCGACCGGGCCGAACGTGCTGCACGTCTACCTGTTCGACGACGCCGGCCAGCTCACCCAGCCGGCCGGGATCACGGTGACGATCGCCGAGCCCTCGCAGCAGCTCGGGCCGATCGACGTGAAGCTCCAGCCCGCCGGGCCCGGTCACTACTCGGCCGACGCGATGGACATCCCGGCGGCCGGCACCTGGACCTTGCAGATCAGCGTCCGCAAGGACGAGTTCACCGCCTACACGGCCAGCACCACCTTCCCGGTCAGGTGA
- a CDS encoding NAD-dependent epimerase/dehydratase family protein, with protein MRLLVLGGTHFLGRHVVTSALERGHDVATFTRGVSGEPPEGARALHGDRDDPDALPAALDGWAPELVVDTSCQSRPAATNAAAVLADVAGYAFVSSLNAYRTWPPGPIGPEDDEPTWETDEDEYGQNKAAAERILGEALGDRFLTARAGLIIGPHDPLYRLGWWLDRIARGGLVVVPAHLDQPIAVVDARDLADWLVAMAEQGQGGAVNATGPAGMTTLGGLLDVCREVTDGDAEWVPIPDTELLAAGVQEWVHLPLWLADETARTAWDVDTSRARELGLPSRPVRDSVADTWAWMQDSGRPEPRPGRPLPGLPPELEDQLLAG; from the coding sequence ATGCGCCTGCTCGTCCTCGGTGGGACCCACTTCCTCGGCCGGCACGTCGTCACCTCCGCCCTCGAGCGCGGGCACGACGTCGCCACGTTCACCCGCGGCGTCTCCGGGGAGCCGCCCGAGGGCGCCCGCGCGCTGCACGGCGACCGCGACGACCCCGACGCGCTGCCCGCGGCCCTCGACGGCTGGGCGCCCGAGCTCGTCGTCGACACCTCCTGCCAGTCCCGTCCGGCGGCGACCAACGCCGCCGCCGTCCTGGCCGACGTCGCCGGCTACGCGTTCGTCAGCAGCCTCAACGCCTACCGCACCTGGCCGCCCGGCCCGATCGGACCCGAGGACGACGAGCCGACCTGGGAGACCGACGAGGACGAGTACGGCCAGAACAAGGCCGCGGCCGAGCGGATCCTCGGCGAGGCGCTCGGCGACCGGTTCCTCACCGCGCGGGCGGGGTTGATCATCGGCCCGCACGACCCGCTCTACCGGCTCGGCTGGTGGCTGGACCGGATCGCCCGCGGCGGCCTCGTCGTCGTCCCGGCGCACCTCGACCAGCCGATCGCCGTCGTCGACGCGCGCGACCTCGCCGACTGGCTGGTGGCCATGGCCGAGCAGGGGCAGGGCGGTGCGGTGAACGCGACCGGCCCGGCCGGTATGACCACGCTCGGCGGCCTGCTCGACGTCTGCCGGGAGGTCACGGACGGCGACGCCGAGTGGGTGCCGATCCCGGACACCGAGCTGCTCGCCGCCGGCGTGCAGGAGTGGGTGCACCTGCCGCTGTGGCTGGCCGACGAGACCGCCCGCACGGCCTGGGACGTCGACACCTCCCGCGCCCGCGAGCTCGGGCTGCCCAGCCGGCCGGTGCGCGACTCGGTCGCCGACACCTGGGCCTGGATGCAGGACAGCGGGCGACCGGAACCACGTCCCGGTCGCCCGCTGCCGGGCCTGCCGCCCGAGCTCGAGGATCAGTTGCTGGCGGGCTGA